Proteins encoded within one genomic window of Couchioplanes caeruleus:
- a CDS encoding AAA family ATPase, whose protein sequence is MRSSPLPDRPVRRIERDPQAEVDRTAWWATIPAVAALLDHGLNIPAGVTFLVGENGSGKSTLIEALAVAHGLNPEGGSRSVRHRSRVTEAPLGEALKVVRTPGRRPNAYFLRAETMHGLYTYLENLPGSPDGDLHDRSHGEGFVELLSRKFHGYGFYLMDEPEAPLSFTSTLGLLARLEAMRSDGAQVVVATHSPLLTALPGATILELGEHGIRRTSWNDLEVVAHWRRFLDNPGGYLRELR, encoded by the coding sequence ATGAGGAGTAGCCCGCTTCCGGACCGGCCCGTCCGCCGGATCGAGCGGGACCCGCAGGCGGAGGTCGACCGGACCGCATGGTGGGCGACGATACCCGCGGTCGCGGCGCTGCTCGACCACGGCCTGAACATCCCGGCCGGAGTCACCTTCCTGGTGGGCGAGAACGGCTCCGGCAAGTCGACGCTCATCGAGGCGCTGGCCGTCGCCCACGGCCTCAACCCGGAGGGCGGCTCACGCTCCGTCCGCCACCGCAGCCGGGTCACCGAGGCGCCGCTGGGCGAGGCGCTGAAGGTGGTCCGCACTCCCGGGCGGCGGCCCAACGCGTACTTCCTGCGCGCCGAGACGATGCACGGGCTGTACACGTACCTGGAGAATCTGCCGGGGTCGCCGGACGGCGACCTGCACGACCGCAGCCACGGCGAGGGCTTCGTGGAGCTGCTCTCCCGCAAATTCCACGGGTACGGCTTCTACCTGATGGACGAGCCCGAGGCGCCGCTGTCGTTCACGTCGACGCTCGGCCTGCTCGCCCGGCTCGAGGCGATGCGCTCGGACGGGGCACAGGTCGTGGTCGCGACCCACTCTCCCCTGCTCACCGCCCTGCCCGGCGCGACGATCCTGGAGCTGGGCGAGCACGGCATCCGGCGCACGAGCTGGAACGACCTCGAGGTCGTGGCGCACTGGCGACGCTTCCTCGACAACCCCGGCGGCTACCTCCGCGAGCTGCGCTGA
- a CDS encoding DUF6104 family protein, whose protein sequence is MYFTDRGIEELVERRGEETVTLEWVAEQLRTFVDVNPEFETPIERFATWLARDDEDDEE, encoded by the coding sequence ATGTACTTCACCGATCGAGGCATCGAGGAACTGGTCGAGCGGCGCGGCGAGGAGACCGTGACCCTCGAGTGGGTGGCCGAGCAGTTGCGGACGTTCGTCGACGTCAACCCCGAGTTCGAGACGCCGATCGAGCGGTTCGCCACCTGGCTGGCCCGCGACGACGAGGACGATGAGGAGTAG
- a CDS encoding multifunctional oxoglutarate decarboxylase/oxoglutarate dehydrogenase thiamine pyrophosphate-binding subunit/dihydrolipoyllysine-residue succinyltransferase subunit, whose amino-acid sequence MSTQQTSHENPLADFGPNEWIVDEMYQRYLADPTSVDPAWHDFFADYKPATAAGSIATPDEATAANAKATAAKAGTDAPAAATVAPEKPTVPAAPAAAPAPAPAAAPAATKAAPAPAKAAANGNVPADAKVTTLRGVAAKIVQNMGASLEVPTATSVRAVPAKLLVDNRIVINNHLARGRGGKVSFTHLIGWALVRSVMAHPEMNNSFAEVDGKPTLVQPEHINLGIAIDLVKKDGSRTLVVPSVKNCEQLDFRQFWQAYEDIVRRARRNELTMDDYAGTTISLTNPGGIGTVHSIPRLMTGQSAIIGVGAMEYPAPYSGMSDETLTEHGVSKVTTLTSTYDHRVIQGAQSGEFLKSMHEFLLGEHSFYDDIFTSLRIPYEPVRWVRDVARTSEGQIDKAARVVELIHAYRVRGHLMADTDPLEFKIRRHPDLDVLQHGLTLWDLDRTFPVGGFGGKQKMRLRDVLGVLRDTYCRRVGIEYMHIQGPEERRWIQDRIEIKYTKPNQDEQKHVLNRLNAAEAFETFLQTKYVGQKRFSLEGGESLIPLLDAVLQSSAEAGLDEMVIGMAHRGRLNVLANIVGKPYEKIFNEFEGQMDPKSAHGSGDVKYHLGQTGKYTTPDGENSTTVSVVANPSHLEAVDPVLEGIVRAKQDRLDLGLHGYTVLPVLVHGDAAFAGQGVVAETLNLSQLRGYRTGGTVHVVVNNQVGFTTAPEYSRSSLYSTDVARMIQAPIFHVNGDDPEAVVRVAKLAFEYRQAFNKDVVIDLVCYRRRGHNEGDDPSMTNPRMYQIIDTKRSVRKLYTEELIGRGDITVDDAQEQLRDYQSQLEKVFKATRDTAGSPPRVRPAPGDEPEPQVETAVDASVVKSIGQAHIELPEGFTPHKRVQQLLERRAKMATEGGIDWGFGELIAFGSLLTQGVTVRLAGQDSRRGTFTSRHASIVDAKTGDDFLPLSTLATGNARFFVHDSLLSEYAAMGFEYGYSVENPDALVLWEAQFGDFVNGAQSIVDEFISSGEVKWGQQSSLVLLLPHGQEGQGPDHSSGRPERFLQLCAQDNMRVANPTTPANYFHLLRRQALSTKRKPLVVFSPKSLLRHKLAVSSVSDFTNGTFQPVLGDAGINGTPLDASAVKRVLLCSGKVYYDLFQARAERGITDTAIIRMEQIHPLPVEELKAVLNQFPEAEDFAWVQEEPANQGAWSFVALNLLEHLEGVRLRRISRPAAAAPAVGSAKMHEAEQSALIEAALPRP is encoded by the coding sequence GTGTCGACCCAGCAGACTTCGCATGAGAATCCACTCGCGGACTTCGGTCCCAACGAGTGGATCGTCGACGAGATGTACCAGCGGTATCTGGCCGACCCCACGAGCGTCGACCCCGCCTGGCACGACTTCTTCGCCGACTACAAGCCGGCCACGGCGGCGGGCTCGATCGCGACGCCTGACGAGGCCACGGCCGCCAACGCGAAGGCCACCGCCGCCAAGGCCGGCACCGACGCACCCGCCGCCGCGACGGTCGCGCCCGAGAAGCCGACCGTCCCGGCGGCGCCGGCCGCGGCTCCGGCGCCCGCCCCCGCGGCGGCGCCGGCCGCGACGAAGGCCGCCCCGGCGCCCGCCAAGGCCGCCGCCAACGGCAACGTCCCGGCCGACGCGAAGGTGACCACGCTGCGCGGCGTCGCCGCCAAGATCGTGCAGAACATGGGCGCCTCCCTCGAGGTGCCGACCGCCACCTCGGTGCGCGCCGTGCCGGCCAAGCTGCTGGTGGACAACCGCATCGTCATCAACAACCACCTGGCCCGGGGCCGCGGTGGCAAGGTGAGCTTCACCCACCTCATCGGCTGGGCGCTGGTCCGCTCGGTCATGGCCCACCCGGAGATGAACAACTCCTTCGCCGAGGTCGACGGCAAGCCCACCCTCGTGCAGCCGGAGCACATCAACCTCGGCATCGCCATCGACCTCGTCAAGAAGGACGGCTCGCGCACGCTCGTCGTGCCCTCGGTCAAGAACTGCGAGCAGCTCGACTTCCGGCAGTTCTGGCAGGCGTACGAGGACATCGTCCGGCGCGCCCGCCGCAACGAGCTGACCATGGACGACTACGCCGGGACGACGATCTCGCTGACCAACCCCGGCGGCATCGGCACCGTGCACTCCATCCCGCGGCTGATGACCGGCCAGAGCGCGATCATCGGCGTGGGCGCGATGGAGTACCCCGCTCCGTACTCGGGCATGTCCGACGAGACCCTCACCGAGCACGGCGTCAGCAAGGTCACCACGCTGACCAGCACCTACGACCACCGGGTCATCCAGGGCGCGCAGTCCGGCGAGTTCCTCAAGTCGATGCACGAGTTCCTGCTCGGCGAGCACTCGTTCTACGACGACATCTTCACCTCGCTGCGGATTCCGTACGAGCCCGTGCGCTGGGTGCGCGACGTCGCCCGGACCTCCGAGGGGCAGATCGACAAGGCCGCGCGGGTGGTCGAGCTGATCCACGCGTACCGGGTGCGCGGGCACCTCATGGCCGACACCGACCCGCTCGAGTTCAAGATCCGCCGGCACCCCGACCTGGACGTGCTCCAGCACGGGCTGACCCTGTGGGACCTCGACCGGACCTTCCCGGTGGGCGGCTTCGGCGGCAAGCAGAAGATGCGGCTGCGCGACGTGCTCGGCGTGCTGCGCGACACGTACTGCCGCCGGGTCGGCATCGAGTACATGCACATCCAGGGCCCCGAGGAGCGGCGCTGGATCCAGGACCGGATCGAGATCAAGTACACCAAGCCGAACCAGGACGAGCAGAAGCACGTCCTCAACCGGCTCAACGCCGCCGAGGCGTTCGAGACCTTCCTGCAGACCAAGTACGTCGGGCAGAAGCGCTTCTCGCTCGAGGGCGGCGAGTCGCTGATCCCGCTGCTCGACGCCGTCCTGCAGTCCTCGGCCGAGGCGGGCCTCGACGAGATGGTCATCGGCATGGCCCACCGCGGCCGGCTCAACGTGCTCGCGAACATCGTCGGCAAACCGTACGAGAAAATCTTCAACGAGTTCGAGGGTCAGATGGACCCGAAGTCGGCGCACGGCTCGGGCGACGTGAAGTACCACCTCGGCCAGACGGGCAAGTACACGACGCCCGACGGCGAGAACTCCACCACCGTCAGCGTGGTCGCCAACCCGTCCCACCTCGAGGCCGTCGACCCGGTGCTCGAGGGCATCGTCCGCGCCAAGCAGGACCGCCTCGACCTGGGCCTGCACGGCTACACGGTGCTGCCGGTGCTGGTGCACGGCGACGCCGCGTTCGCCGGTCAGGGCGTCGTGGCCGAGACGCTGAACCTCTCCCAGCTGCGTGGCTACCGCACCGGCGGCACGGTCCACGTCGTGGTCAACAACCAGGTCGGCTTCACCACCGCCCCGGAGTACAGCCGCTCGTCGCTCTACTCGACCGACGTGGCCCGCATGATCCAGGCGCCCATCTTCCACGTGAACGGCGACGACCCCGAGGCCGTCGTCCGCGTCGCCAAGCTGGCCTTCGAATACCGTCAGGCGTTCAACAAGGACGTCGTCATCGACCTCGTCTGCTACCGCCGCCGCGGCCACAACGAGGGCGACGACCCGTCGATGACCAACCCGCGGATGTACCAGATCATCGACACCAAGCGCTCGGTCCGCAAGCTCTACACCGAGGAGCTGATCGGCCGCGGCGACATCACCGTGGACGACGCCCAGGAGCAACTCCGCGACTACCAGTCCCAGCTCGAGAAGGTCTTCAAGGCGACCCGCGACACGGCGGGATCCCCGCCGCGGGTCCGCCCGGCTCCCGGCGACGAGCCGGAGCCCCAGGTGGAGACCGCGGTCGACGCGAGCGTGGTCAAGTCGATCGGCCAGGCGCACATCGAGCTGCCCGAGGGCTTCACCCCGCACAAGCGCGTGCAGCAGCTCCTCGAACGGCGCGCCAAGATGGCCACCGAGGGCGGTATCGACTGGGGCTTCGGCGAGCTGATCGCCTTCGGCTCGCTGCTCACCCAGGGCGTCACCGTCCGGCTCGCCGGCCAGGACTCGCGCCGAGGCACCTTCACCTCCCGGCACGCCTCGATCGTCGACGCCAAGACCGGCGACGACTTCCTGCCGCTGTCCACGCTGGCCACCGGCAACGCCCGCTTCTTCGTCCACGACTCGCTGCTCAGCGAGTACGCGGCCATGGGCTTCGAATACGGCTACTCGGTGGAGAACCCCGACGCGCTGGTCCTCTGGGAGGCCCAGTTCGGCGACTTCGTCAACGGCGCCCAGTCGATCGTCGACGAGTTCATCTCCTCCGGCGAGGTGAAGTGGGGCCAGCAGTCGTCGCTGGTGCTGCTGCTCCCGCACGGCCAGGAGGGCCAGGGCCCGGACCACTCGTCCGGCCGTCCGGAGCGGTTCCTACAGCTCTGCGCGCAGGACAACATGCGGGTGGCCAACCCGACCACCCCGGCCAACTACTTCCACCTGCTGCGCCGCCAGGCGCTGTCCACCAAGCGCAAGCCGCTGGTGGTCTTCTCGCCCAAGTCCCTGCTGCGCCACAAGCTCGCGGTGTCGTCGGTCTCCGACTTCACCAACGGCACGTTCCAGCCGGTGCTGGGCGACGCCGGGATCAACGGCACGCCGCTGGACGCCTCGGCGGTCAAGCGGGTCCTGCTCTGCTCGGGCAAGGTCTACTACGACCTGTTCCAGGCCCGTGCCGAGCGCGGCATCACCGATACGGCGATCATCCGGATGGAGCAGATCCACCCGCTGCCCGTCGAGGAGCTCAAGGCCGTGCTCAACCAGTTCCCCGAGGCCGAGGACTTCGCCTGGGTGCAGGAGGAGCCGGCCAACCAGGGCGCCTGGTCCTTCGTGGCGCTCAACCTCCTGGAGCATCTCGAGGGCGTACGCCTGCGCCGCATCTCCCGCCCGGCGGCGGCCGCACCCGCGGTCGGCTCGGCGAAGATGCACGAGGCCGAGCAGTCGGCCCTGATCGAGGCGGCGCTCCCCCGCCCCTGA
- a CDS encoding ABC transporter permease subunit, producing the protein MNLVRAELLKIRTTNTWWIFGIVTLVLWVLAVLYNWGESYSLQQMTAGEGVEGDGAAQIVAAAEPVNIASTLYTSGQFMGLLMVLMLATIVVTNEYFHQTATTTFLLTPRREAVILAKLVASVILGSIFWLVTTLLNLVAAPIVLGLLKVDVQLGEPAVWRAIGLNALAYALWAILGVGAGVLIRSQLGATITLSSVYVIGTFGASLLFLLLVSRFGEGIGKLQVLVPTMASDLMVSGTEMPGNPPRWVGAAILIGYALLAGGFGTWIAKRRDVT; encoded by the coding sequence ATGAACCTGGTCCGAGCCGAACTGCTCAAGATCCGCACCACCAACACGTGGTGGATCTTCGGGATCGTCACCCTGGTGCTGTGGGTGCTCGCCGTGCTCTACAACTGGGGCGAGAGCTACTCGCTGCAGCAGATGACCGCAGGCGAGGGGGTGGAAGGCGACGGAGCCGCCCAGATCGTGGCGGCCGCCGAACCCGTGAACATCGCCAGCACCCTCTACACCAGCGGGCAGTTCATGGGACTGCTGATGGTGCTCATGCTCGCCACGATCGTGGTGACCAACGAGTACTTCCACCAGACCGCGACCACCACGTTCCTGCTGACCCCGCGTCGCGAGGCGGTGATCCTGGCGAAGCTGGTCGCGTCCGTCATCCTCGGATCGATCTTCTGGCTGGTCACCACGCTCCTCAACCTGGTCGCCGCTCCGATCGTGCTGGGCCTGCTCAAGGTCGATGTCCAGCTCGGCGAGCCGGCGGTGTGGCGGGCGATCGGGCTCAACGCGCTGGCGTACGCGCTCTGGGCGATCCTCGGCGTGGGCGCCGGCGTCCTGATCCGCAGCCAGCTCGGCGCGACGATCACCCTGAGCTCGGTGTATGTGATCGGCACCTTCGGGGCCTCGCTCCTCTTCCTCCTGCTGGTCTCGCGGTTCGGCGAGGGGATCGGCAAGCTCCAGGTCCTCGTCCCGACCATGGCATCCGATCTGATGGTGTCCGGCACGGAGATGCCCGGCAATCCGCCGCGGTGGGTGGGTGCGGCGATCCTGATCGGCTACGCCCTGCTCGCAGGCGGGTTCGGCACCTGGATCGCGAAGCGGCGCGACGTCACCTGA
- a CDS encoding ABC transporter ATP-binding protein, protein MAPAGQGEIVVSQLTKQYKKLRAVDNLSFTVRPGRVTGFLGPNGAGKTTTLRMMLGLVRPTAGTATFSGVRYADLQDPIRHVGAVLEASSAHKGRTGINHLRVICAAAGLPREAADQALSRVGLDSAAKRKFKGYSLGMKQRLGIAAALLGNPRVLILDEPANGLDPEGIRWMRDLLKFLASEGRTVLVSSHLLSEMQQLADDVVIIAAGQLIRQGPVDEVLGSMAGLSQVRVRSPRAADLAAALTAQQAGVTALPDGALSVTGLDPARVGNIAFTAGIELHELTGEKADLEQVFLQLTAGKAGIR, encoded by the coding sequence GTGGCGCCAGCCGGCCAAGGGGAGATCGTCGTCTCCCAGCTCACCAAGCAATACAAGAAACTGCGGGCAGTCGACAACCTGTCCTTCACCGTGCGACCCGGCCGGGTGACCGGCTTCCTCGGCCCCAACGGCGCCGGCAAGACCACCACCCTGCGGATGATGCTCGGCCTGGTCCGGCCCACGGCCGGCACCGCCACGTTCTCCGGCGTCCGCTACGCCGACCTTCAGGACCCGATCCGCCACGTCGGCGCGGTCCTCGAGGCGTCCAGCGCGCACAAGGGCCGCACCGGCATCAACCACCTGCGGGTCATCTGTGCCGCCGCGGGACTGCCGAGGGAGGCCGCCGACCAGGCACTCTCCCGAGTCGGGCTGGACTCGGCGGCGAAGCGCAAGTTCAAGGGCTACTCGCTGGGCATGAAGCAGCGGCTGGGCATCGCGGCGGCCCTTCTGGGCAACCCGCGCGTGCTGATCCTCGACGAGCCCGCCAACGGCCTCGACCCCGAGGGCATCCGCTGGATGCGCGACCTGCTCAAGTTCCTCGCCTCCGAGGGGCGCACGGTGCTGGTCTCCAGCCACCTGCTCTCCGAGATGCAGCAGCTCGCCGACGACGTCGTGATCATCGCGGCGGGTCAGCTCATCCGGCAGGGTCCGGTCGACGAGGTGCTCGGCTCGATGGCCGGGCTGTCGCAGGTCCGGGTGCGCAGCCCGCGTGCCGCCGACCTGGCCGCGGCGCTCACCGCGCAGCAGGCAGGCGTCACCGCCCTGCCCGACGGCGCCCTGTCGGTGACCGGCCTCGACCCGGCGCGGGTGGGCAACATCGCCTTCACCGCCGGGATCGAGCTGCACGAGCTCACCGGCGAGAAGGCCGACCTGGAACAGGTGTTCCTGCAACTGACGGCCGGAAAGGCGGGCATCCGATGA